In one window of Frigoriglobus tundricola DNA:
- a CDS encoding tetratricopeptide repeat protein produces MVRLVLFVSAWCATIGLCVPADPPAPPQWKRVLAGADARAAQTLQQQIDKRAEQDDYAGAVQAAEDLLALRTKRQGADHHETVDAKHALAALRAVAELSPEKRQGWRAARAGAADARALTTKGRHAEALPLERTHLKWCREVLGEGHPDTATGYYNSAINLKAQRKYAEAQPLYQRALDIRRKALGEQHPDTVDSYNGVAFNLNAQRMYVEAQPLFETVLDLRRQVFGEDHPDTATSYNNSAFNLKAQRKYAEAQPLFQKALDARRKVLGEVHFATADSYIHLAANLDAQGKRAEAQPLYEKALEIRRKALGEDHPDTAASYNSLAFNLKSQGKRSAAQPLYERALAIRRKALGEEHPDTAGSYSNLAYNLDGLGKHVEAQPLHQKALDIRRQVLGEEHPDTAISYGGLALSLRAQGKHAEAQPQFQKALDIRRKTLGEEHPETLTSYNNLAANLEAQRKHAEAQPLYQKVLDVRRKALGEEHLNTVDSYNRLAYNLNTQRKHGEAQPLFQKVLDSRRRTFGEEHPDTATSYNDTAFNLAALGRHAEAQPLFQKALDIRRKTLGEEHSATADSYGHLAAHLKGQRKYAEAQPLYEKVLEIRRKTLGENHLDTANSYNRAALNLEAQGRYAETEPLFVKVLEIRRNALGELHTETADGYTNLAGSLGAQGKRAEAHLLYQKALDIYRKVRGEEHLSTAAAYSNLAFNLTFQRKSAEAEPLFQKALAVRLARLGEGHPDTATCWVGLAINLAYQGKHAEAQPLYQKALDVRRKALSERHPDTAGSYSALALNLAAQGKNAEAQPLHQKALDIRRQVLGEQHPDTATAYNNLAANLAYQGKHAAAQPLFQKALDIRREVLGEEHPYTANSYSSIAYNLDAQQKRADAQPLYEKALEIRRKVLGEGHPDTADSYRGVAFNLAVRGKRAEAQPLYEKALEIRRKALGEEHPDTADSYGNVALNLSAQGKHTEAAAVLARAVHSYEASRIAGASGLDRASLRTFNPRLLLAALRQSHDPTGAWHEIELSLARGLLDQQAGRHESSMTPAERAEQSKQHERIADLQSQIVFLVSKADRTPAEAATLDALLGERRAAETRLAALAVSVSAHQVADPGAIRKALPADAALVFWADVATASGDIQEHWVCAVRSTGEPRWERLPGTGPDKKWTAADAALPGRLRTALARSAPAAEIAALAEQLHASRIAPVVAHLAGVKTLYVVPVGSVAGVPVELLTPDLTVSYVPSGTFLARARGQAPLTGRRLLALGDPIFARPDAGPPAPKPLPPGGLLVAQVIPEGAAAKARLQPGDVLLRYGDTDVTTPDGLAAAIAANEKAASVPVTVWREAADKPFVRDVAPGRLGVVFDPDPAPVALAGRRKAAAVLLSLRGGNWTDLPGTRVETERLRQLFGDPCVVLTDGAASEQALEALRKAGDLATFRYLHFATHGEGNSVRAFESALILAQDKLPKGSSARAGEPTIDGRLSAAEVLEFWRLDADLVTLSACETAVGKNGNGEGALGFAQAFLHAGSRSVCLSLWKVDDTATALLMDRFYQNLLGQRAGLAGPMGKAAALDEAKRWLRTLSAEEAVTVTAHVTKGVARGTRGKDEVLNLVVPSAGPKSAPAKGSSPFAHPQYWAAFVLIGAPN; encoded by the coding sequence ATGGTCCGCTTGGTTCTGTTCGTGTCGGCGTGGTGCGCGACGATCGGGCTCTGCGTACCGGCCGACCCGCCGGCGCCGCCACAATGGAAGCGGGTGCTCGCCGGCGCCGACGCTCGGGCGGCCCAAACGCTCCAGCAACAGATCGACAAACGGGCCGAGCAGGACGACTACGCGGGGGCCGTCCAAGCGGCGGAGGACCTGCTGGCACTGCGGACGAAACGCCAGGGCGCGGACCACCACGAAACCGTGGACGCGAAACACGCCCTCGCCGCGTTACGCGCGGTCGCGGAGCTGTCGCCCGAGAAACGGCAGGGGTGGCGCGCGGCGCGGGCCGGGGCGGCGGACGCACGCGCGCTCACGACAAAGGGGCGGCACGCCGAGGCACTACCACTCGAGCGGACGCACCTGAAATGGTGCCGGGAGGTGCTCGGGGAGGGGCACCCCGATACCGCCACCGGTTACTACAACTCGGCGATCAATCTGAAAGCGCAGCGGAAGTACGCGGAGGCCCAGCCGCTGTACCAGAGGGCCCTGGACATCCGTCGCAAGGCGCTCGGCGAGCAGCACCCCGACACGGTGGACAGTTACAACGGCGTGGCGTTTAACCTGAACGCCCAGCGGATGTACGTCGAGGCCCAGCCGCTCTTCGAGACGGTCCTGGACCTCCGCCGTCAGGTGTTCGGCGAGGACCACCCGGACACCGCAACCAGCTATAACAACTCGGCGTTCAACCTCAAGGCCCAGCGGAAGTACGCCGAGGCCCAGCCGCTTTTTCAAAAGGCCCTGGACGCCCGCCGCAAGGTACTCGGCGAGGTGCACTTTGCCACCGCCGACAGTTACATCCACCTCGCCGCGAACCTGGACGCTCAGGGGAAGCGGGCCGAGGCCCAGCCGCTGTACGAGAAGGCTCTGGAGATCCGCCGCAAGGCGCTCGGCGAGGACCACCCCGATACCGCTGCGAGCTACAATAGTCTGGCATTTAACCTGAAAAGCCAGGGGAAGCGAAGTGCGGCCCAGCCGTTGTACGAGCGGGCCCTGGCCATCCGCCGTAAAGCGCTCGGCGAGGAGCACCCCGATACCGCCGGCAGCTACAGCAATCTCGCGTACAACCTGGATGGCCTGGGGAAGCACGTCGAGGCCCAGCCGCTGCACCAGAAGGCCCTGGACATCCGCCGCCAGGTGCTCGGCGAGGAGCACCCCGACACCGCAATCAGTTACGGTGGCTTGGCGCTCAGCCTTCGTGCCCAGGGGAAGCACGCCGAGGCCCAGCCGCAGTTCCAGAAGGCCCTGGACATTCGCCGCAAGACGCTCGGCGAGGAGCACCCCGAGACCTTAACCAGTTACAACAATTTGGCCGCCAATCTGGAGGCCCAGCGGAAGCACGCCGAGGCCCAGCCGCTGTACCAGAAGGTTCTGGACGTTCGGCGCAAGGCGCTCGGCGAGGAGCACCTCAACACCGTCGATAGCTACAACCGCTTGGCTTACAACCTGAACACCCAGCGGAAGCACGGCGAGGCCCAGCCTCTGTTCCAGAAAGTCCTGGATTCCCGCCGCCGGACGTTCGGGGAAGAGCACCCCGATACGGCCACCAGCTACAACGACACGGCGTTCAACCTGGCCGCACTGGGGAGGCACGCCGAGGCCCAGCCGCTGTTCCAAAAGGCGCTGGACATTCGCCGCAAGACGCTCGGCGAGGAACACAGCGCCACTGCCGATAGCTACGGGCACCTCGCCGCCCATCTGAAGGGCCAGCGAAAGTACGCCGAGGCCCAGCCGCTGTACGAGAAGGTGCTGGAGATCCGCCGCAAGACGCTCGGCGAGAACCACCTCGACACCGCAAACAGTTACAACCGCGCGGCCCTGAACCTGGAAGCCCAAGGGCGGTACGCCGAAACCGAGCCGCTGTTCGTTAAGGTCCTGGAGATTCGCCGCAACGCGCTCGGTGAGCTGCACACCGAGACCGCAGACGGGTACACCAATCTGGCCGGCAGCCTGGGTGCCCAGGGGAAGCGCGCCGAGGCCCACCTGCTGTACCAGAAGGCCCTGGACATCTACCGAAAGGTGCGGGGGGAGGAGCACCTGAGCACCGCCGCAGCGTACAGTAATCTGGCATTCAATCTGACGTTTCAAAGAAAGAGCGCGGAAGCGGAACCGCTGTTCCAGAAGGCCCTGGCCGTGCGCCTGGCGCGGCTCGGCGAGGGGCACCCGGATACCGCTACCTGTTGGGTCGGTTTGGCCATTAACTTGGCGTACCAGGGCAAGCACGCCGAGGCCCAGCCGCTGTACCAGAAGGCGCTCGACGTCCGCCGCAAGGCGCTCAGCGAACGGCACCCCGACACGGCGGGCAGCTACAGCGCTCTGGCGCTCAACCTGGCCGCCCAGGGGAAGAACGCCGAGGCCCAGCCGCTGCACCAGAAGGCCCTGGACATCCGCCGCCAGGTACTCGGCGAGCAGCACCCCGATACGGCCACTGCCTACAACAATCTGGCCGCGAACCTGGCGTACCAGGGGAAGCACGCCGCGGCCCAGCCGCTCTTCCAGAAGGCCCTGGACATCCGCCGCGAGGTACTCGGCGAGGAACACCCCTACACCGCAAACAGTTACAGCAGTATCGCCTACAACCTTGACGCCCAGCAAAAGCGGGCGGACGCCCAGCCGCTGTACGAGAAGGCCCTGGAGATCCGCCGCAAGGTGCTCGGCGAGGGGCACCCCGACACCGCGGACAGCTACCGGGGGGTGGCGTTTAACCTGGCCGTCCGGGGGAAGCGGGCCGAGGCCCAGCCGCTGTACGAGAAGGCTCTGGAGATCCGCCGCAAGGCGCTCGGCGAGGAGCACCCCGACACCGCGGACAGCTACGGCAACGTGGCGCTCAACTTGAGCGCTCAGGGGAAGCACACCGAGGCCGCGGCGGTCCTCGCGCGCGCCGTCCACTCCTACGAAGCGAGCCGGATCGCCGGAGCGTCCGGGTTGGACCGGGCGTCGCTCCGCACCTTCAACCCGCGCCTGCTGCTGGCGGCCCTGCGCCAGAGCCACGACCCGACCGGCGCCTGGCACGAGATCGAACTGTCCCTGGCGCGCGGCCTGCTCGACCAGCAGGCCGGCCGGCACGAGTCGTCGATGACGCCCGCGGAGCGCGCGGAACAGAGTAAACAGCACGAGCGGATCGCCGATCTGCAATCGCAGATCGTGTTCCTCGTCTCGAAGGCGGATCGGACCCCGGCGGAGGCGGCGACCCTGGACGCGCTCCTCGGGGAGCGCCGCGCCGCGGAGACCCGGCTGGCGGCACTGGCGGTATCGGTCAGCGCGCACCAGGTGGCCGATCCCGGGGCGATCCGCAAGGCGCTCCCCGCGGATGCCGCCCTGGTGTTCTGGGCCGATGTGGCCACCGCCAGCGGGGACATCCAGGAGCACTGGGTCTGTGCGGTCCGCTCGACCGGTGAGCCCCGGTGGGAGCGGTTGCCGGGCACGGGGCCGGACAAGAAGTGGACGGCCGCCGACGCGGCGCTGCCCGGGAGGCTCCGAACGGCGCTGGCGCGTTCCGCCCCGGCGGCCGAGATCGCGGCGCTCGCCGAGCAACTTCACGCGTCGCGGATCGCCCCCGTCGTCGCGCACCTCGCCGGGGTCAAGACCCTGTACGTCGTCCCGGTCGGCTCCGTGGCCGGCGTGCCGGTCGAACTGCTGACGCCGGATCTGACCGTGAGCTACGTCCCGTCGGGGACGTTCCTGGCCCGCGCGCGGGGCCAAGCCCCGCTCACCGGCCGCCGGCTGCTGGCCCTGGGCGATCCGATCTTCGCCCGCCCCGACGCGGGGCCGCCCGCCCCGAAGCCGCTGCCGCCCGGCGGCTTGCTGGTCGCGCAGGTGATCCCCGAGGGCGCCGCGGCCAAGGCCCGGCTCCAACCGGGCGACGTGCTGCTCAGGTACGGCGACACCGACGTGACGACCCCCGACGGGCTGGCGGCGGCGATCGCCGCCAACGAGAAGGCGGCTTCGGTCCCGGTCACGGTGTGGCGGGAGGCCGCCGACAAGCCCTTCGTTCGTGACGTCGCCCCGGGCCGGTTGGGGGTGGTTTTCGACCCGGACCCGGCCCCCGTTGCCCTGGCCGGCCGCCGCAAGGCCGCCGCCGTGCTGCTGTCCCTCCGGGGGGGCAACTGGACGGACCTGCCCGGCACCCGTGTCGAGACGGAGCGGCTGCGGCAGCTGTTCGGCGATCCGTGCGTGGTGCTGACCGACGGCGCGGCCAGCGAGCAGGCCCTGGAGGCGCTCCGGAAGGCCGGGGACCTGGCGACGTTCCGGTACCTGCACTTCGCGACGCACGGCGAGGGCAATTCGGTCCGGGCCTTCGAGTCGGCACTGATCCTGGCGCAGGACAAGTTGCCGAAGGGCTCGTCTGCGCGGGCGGGTGAGCCGACCATCGACGGGCGGCTGTCGGCCGCCGAAGTGCTGGAGTTCTGGAGGCTCGACGCCGACCTGGTCACCCTCTCGGCGTGCGAAACCGCCGTCGGTAAGAACGGCAACGGAGAGGGGGCGCTGGGGTTCGCCCAGGCGTTCCTACACGCGGGTTCGCGGAGCGTGTGCCTGAGCCTGTGGAAGGTGGACGACACGGCGACGGCGCTGCTGATGGACCGGTTCTACCAGAACCTCCTGGGCCAGCGCGCGGGGCTGGCCGGGCCGATGGGCAAGGCCGCGGCCCTGGACGAGGCGAAGCGGTGGCTGCGGACCCTCTCGGCCGAGGAGGCGGTGACCGTGACGGCGCACGTGACCAAGGGCGTGGCCCGCGGCACGCGGGGCAAGGACGAGGTGTTGAACCTCGTCGTCCCGTCGGCCGGCCCGAAGTCCGCGCCGGCCAAGGGCAGTTCGCCGTTTGCTCATCCCCAATACTGGGCGGCGTTCGTTCTCATCGGCGCCCCCAACTGA
- a CDS encoding tyrosinase family protein, which yields MNRREFLGVSASGCALPILRPLAPVGAATPRRHSAPGKNIAQRKNLSKLTKEEWELFESAIIEMKNQKNNLGYNQFANFHNTSCAHRNWFFFPWHRAYLYYFEVLCRKLTKESFALPYWDWSTDRAVPQRFLDKKSPLYFEDRALKGKDFPTEADIGSKAISDLLATSSFRSFGGTATDLKANDSRTPGAAGGIEGGPHNIIHEYVGRAAREGDKHSAMFGNRAALDPLFWVHHANLDRIWMRWCVTELKGRTKQWPSQKGNSWAATKFEFVTVNAVDKSIFVEDCLSTYDLGYTYDEFAKEEAKTGAKRLDSVVKFLNVNASAVNAAEQELGAALNIKRPAVMTLKPSNVFLKNLRDNLAESSKKGTHVESRVRIEFQSVPHGGGRVRVFVNNPDANSSTRVTDPSYAGFISFFSPHSAHKEDDPKEEYILDIGKTLAKFEVKEDATITVTCVAEGWWSDAPDALIRRISVEIAEQT from the coding sequence ATGAATCGCCGCGAGTTCCTAGGCGTGTCAGCATCGGGATGCGCCCTGCCGATCCTCCGGCCGCTAGCACCGGTTGGCGCGGCCACGCCCCGACGGCACAGTGCCCCTGGGAAAAACATTGCACAACGGAAAAATTTGAGCAAGCTAACAAAAGAAGAATGGGAGTTATTCGAATCGGCTATCATAGAAATGAAGAATCAAAAGAACAATTTGGGGTATAATCAGTTTGCAAATTTTCACAACACGAGCTGCGCTCATAGGAACTGGTTTTTCTTTCCGTGGCACCGTGCCTACCTATACTATTTTGAAGTGCTTTGTCGCAAATTAACAAAAGAAAGCTTTGCCTTGCCCTACTGGGACTGGTCCACGGACCGGGCTGTGCCGCAGCGGTTTCTCGATAAGAAGAGTCCGCTGTATTTCGAAGATCGCGCACTTAAGGGTAAAGATTTTCCGACAGAGGCAGACATCGGCTCGAAGGCGATCAGTGACCTTCTCGCCACGTCCAGTTTTCGCTCGTTCGGGGGGACCGCGACCGATCTGAAAGCGAATGACTCACGAACACCAGGGGCAGCTGGCGGTATCGAAGGCGGCCCGCATAACATCATCCACGAATACGTTGGCCGAGCCGCCAGGGAGGGGGACAAACACAGCGCCATGTTCGGCAACCGGGCCGCCCTGGACCCGCTCTTTTGGGTACACCATGCCAATCTCGACCGTATCTGGATGCGGTGGTGCGTCACAGAATTGAAAGGGCGGACCAAACAGTGGCCCAGTCAAAAAGGTAACTCATGGGCGGCCACCAAATTCGAGTTCGTGACTGTCAACGCCGTGGATAAATCTATTTTTGTTGAGGACTGTCTCTCGACATACGACCTCGGATACACCTACGACGAGTTCGCAAAGGAGGAGGCGAAAACCGGCGCCAAGCGGTTGGATTCTGTCGTGAAATTCCTCAATGTCAATGCCTCTGCCGTAAATGCCGCCGAACAGGAACTCGGGGCCGCGCTCAATATCAAACGGCCGGCTGTGATGACGCTCAAGCCGAGCAACGTTTTTCTGAAGAATCTGAGAGATAATCTGGCTGAATCATCAAAAAAAGGAACTCATGTTGAATCTCGCGTGCGTATCGAATTTCAGAGCGTGCCACACGGGGGCGGCCGGGTTCGCGTCTTTGTCAACAACCCCGACGCCAACTCAAGCACACGGGTCACAGACCCGTCTTACGCTGGCTTCATTTCCTTCTTCTCACCGCACTCTGCTCACAAGGAAGACGATCCCAAGGAGGAATACATCCTCGACATCGGGAAGACGCTGGCGAAATTCGAAGTGAAAGAGGATGCCACTATTACTGTAACGTGTGTCGCCGAAGGCTGGTGGAGCGACGCGCCAGATGCTTTGATCCGACGCATTTCGGTCGAAATAGCGGAGCAAACTTAA
- a CDS encoding DNA polymerase has protein sequence MTLLGAHGAAVVGAVTDGLGVPPTAPRVVFGDGRRYETAPVPPERYAPIPEFVPFPTDCLPAPWSAFVREGAAALKCDASLIALPLLAVLAGAVGNTRRAHLGGEWFEPAVLWTCPVAESGGMKTAAANLSLDLVRARQKRLVKAHTDALTEYKRNRKAFKDSDGAGDEPEKPNLERVVVADVTVEKLAGLHDDNRRGLLVARDELAGWFGSFTKYKGGGGTDEPNWLSMHRADAIIYDRKTGDKTQVFVPHAATSITGGIQPGVLKRLASHALFESGLVARIIFAMPPRTPKTWSDDAISAATRDAAQRSLDALFALQSAPDADGDGCPVVVPLAPAAQARLKRFVNAWGLRQFEAEGARAAVLAKLEALPGRFALVRHLVRTAGTPSGAPPGSEWGVPPSAAPIGLDDLEAGIRLAEWCAHEAERVYALLAESAAESEVRKLAELVARIAARNEGRVTVRTFQRSNQRKYTTPELARADLQKLVALDLGTWEPAPERPAGGWQPTYFVPAPRPCVTRDTSYTRPGEEDDSGDGGTCDTRPGGPDPSPGPELAPGTVKSDSTEACDRGAEGWGEQEYEVSRVTQDRTTENRRHDHPAPAGAECPAPEGPSVTPVPAPHVITTAAGVGTLVDALTGWAGPIGLDTETTGLDPRTDRVRLIQVAVGEDVAVVDVFALANPRGDLAPLFAALAGKEIVGHNAQFDLRFLSPLGFVPGRVFDTMLASRVRHAGRRDGTGARLKHGLGDVVARELGRELDKDHQASDWSGRLTAAQIRYAADDAAVLVPLASALKEKLAAADLSAIAETEMRALPGIAWAAPVAVDVPAWLALADAAGAERARLADAMDALAPNPAGLPGMETRNWDSPQQVKDAFAQVGVSVDATDDDTLAGVNHPLAGLLRAYRGCAKRVGTYGRAWVEAHAAGGAVLPSWNQLGAESGRMSCSDPNLQQIPRGSEYRRCFVARPGCVLVKADYSQIELRIAAKVADEAVMIAAYRDGRDLHTLTAARVLGKPEAAVTKADRQLAKAVNFGLLYGMGWKGLRQYAQANYGVTLTDAQARSYRDAFFTAYPALRAWHARVGADVTARFRADPTGTHEVRTLGGRRRVLPVAKRSADGALYANKQDALNTPVQGTGADGLKAAIALLWERRAECPAAVPVLFCHDEIVIEAPEADAPAAADWLRGCMVEALEETIAPVAVEVEVTIGQTWVG, from the coding sequence GTGACGCTCCTCGGCGCGCACGGCGCGGCCGTCGTGGGCGCGGTGACGGACGGGCTGGGCGTCCCGCCGACCGCTCCGCGGGTCGTCTTCGGCGACGGGCGCCGGTATGAAACGGCCCCCGTCCCGCCCGAGCGCTACGCCCCGATTCCCGAGTTCGTCCCGTTCCCCACGGACTGTCTGCCCGCGCCGTGGAGCGCGTTCGTTCGCGAGGGCGCGGCCGCGCTGAAGTGCGACGCGTCCCTGATCGCCCTGCCGCTCCTGGCCGTGCTCGCCGGCGCGGTCGGGAACACGCGGCGCGCCCACCTGGGGGGCGAGTGGTTCGAGCCCGCGGTCCTGTGGACGTGCCCGGTCGCCGAGTCCGGGGGCATGAAGACCGCCGCCGCGAACCTGAGCCTCGACCTGGTGCGGGCACGTCAGAAGCGGCTCGTGAAGGCGCACACGGACGCGCTGACCGAGTACAAGCGGAACCGGAAGGCGTTCAAGGACTCGGACGGGGCCGGCGACGAGCCCGAGAAACCGAACCTGGAGCGCGTGGTGGTCGCGGACGTGACCGTCGAGAAGCTCGCCGGGCTCCACGACGACAACCGGCGGGGCCTGCTCGTGGCCCGGGACGAGCTGGCCGGGTGGTTCGGCAGCTTCACGAAGTACAAGGGCGGCGGCGGAACGGACGAGCCGAACTGGCTCTCGATGCACCGGGCCGACGCGATCATCTACGACCGCAAGACGGGCGACAAGACGCAGGTGTTCGTCCCCCACGCGGCCACCAGCATCACCGGGGGCATCCAGCCCGGCGTCCTCAAGCGGCTGGCCTCGCACGCGCTGTTCGAGTCGGGCCTGGTGGCCCGGATCATCTTCGCCATGCCGCCCCGGACCCCGAAGACGTGGAGCGACGACGCGATCTCCGCCGCGACCCGGGACGCGGCGCAGCGGTCGCTCGACGCCCTCTTCGCCCTTCAGAGCGCCCCCGACGCGGACGGCGACGGGTGCCCCGTCGTGGTGCCGCTGGCCCCGGCGGCGCAGGCGCGACTGAAGCGGTTCGTGAACGCGTGGGGCCTGCGCCAGTTCGAGGCCGAGGGGGCGCGGGCCGCGGTCCTGGCGAAGCTCGAAGCCCTCCCCGGTCGGTTCGCGCTGGTCCGGCACCTGGTCCGCACCGCCGGCACGCCGAGCGGGGCTCCGCCCGGGAGCGAGTGGGGGGTTCCGCCCTCCGCCGCACCCATCGGTCTGGATGATCTGGAGGCGGGCATTCGGCTGGCCGAGTGGTGCGCGCACGAGGCGGAGCGGGTGTACGCGCTCCTGGCCGAGTCCGCGGCCGAGTCCGAGGTCCGCAAGCTGGCGGAGCTGGTGGCCCGCATCGCCGCCCGCAACGAGGGGCGGGTCACCGTTCGCACCTTCCAGCGGTCCAATCAGCGGAAGTACACCACCCCGGAGCTGGCACGGGCCGATCTTCAGAAGCTCGTGGCCCTCGATCTCGGCACCTGGGAGCCCGCCCCGGAACGTCCGGCCGGGGGGTGGCAACCGACCTACTTCGTTCCCGCCCCTCGCCCCTGCGTGACGCGTGACACTTCATACACTCGCCCCGGCGAGGAGGACGATAGCGGTGACGGGGGGACGTGTGACACGCGCCCCGGAGGGCCGGACCCGTCGCCCGGCCCCGAACTCGCCCCCGGCACCGTAAAGTCCGACAGTACCGAAGCATGCGACCGCGGCGCCGAGGGATGGGGCGAGCAAGAGTATGAAGTGTCACGCGTCACGCAGGACCGCACAACCGAAAATCGACGTCACGATCATCCCGCGCCCGCCGGGGCCGAGTGTCCCGCACCGGAGGGGCCGAGTGTCACACCCGTCCCGGCCCCGCACGTCATCACCACGGCGGCCGGGGTCGGGACGCTGGTAGACGCGCTGACGGGGTGGGCGGGGCCGATCGGCCTGGACACCGAGACGACCGGCCTGGACCCGCGCACGGACCGGGTGCGGCTGATCCAGGTCGCGGTCGGTGAAGACGTGGCGGTCGTCGATGTCTTCGCGCTCGCGAACCCTCGGGGTGATCTGGCCCCGCTGTTCGCGGCGCTGGCCGGGAAGGAGATCGTCGGCCACAACGCGCAATTCGATCTGCGGTTCTTGTCCCCGCTCGGGTTCGTGCCGGGGCGGGTGTTCGACACGATGCTCGCGAGTCGCGTGCGGCACGCCGGCCGGCGCGACGGGACCGGCGCCCGCCTCAAGCACGGCCTCGGGGACGTTGTCGCGCGGGAACTCGGCCGCGAACTGGACAAGGACCACCAGGCGTCCGACTGGTCGGGACGGCTTACGGCCGCGCAGATCCGCTACGCCGCGGACGATGCCGCGGTGCTGGTCCCGCTCGCTTCGGCACTGAAGGAGAAGCTGGCGGCGGCGGACCTGTCCGCGATCGCGGAGACGGAGATGCGGGCGCTGCCCGGCATCGCGTGGGCCGCGCCGGTCGCGGTGGACGTGCCGGCGTGGCTCGCGCTCGCGGACGCGGCCGGGGCCGAGCGGGCACGGCTGGCGGACGCGATGGACGCCCTGGCGCCGAACCCCGCGGGCCTGCCCGGCATGGAAACGCGGAACTGGGACAGCCCGCAGCAGGTGAAGGACGCGTTCGCGCAGGTCGGCGTGAGTGTGGACGCGACCGACGACGACACGCTCGCGGGGGTGAACCACCCGCTCGCCGGGCTGCTCCGCGCGTACCGCGGGTGCGCGAAGCGGGTGGGCACCTACGGCCGGGCGTGGGTCGAGGCGCACGCCGCCGGCGGGGCGGTGCTGCCCTCGTGGAACCAGCTCGGGGCGGAGTCCGGGCGCATGTCGTGTTCCGACCCCAACCTTCAGCAGATCCCGCGGGGGTCCGAGTACCGCCGGTGCTTCGTGGCGCGGCCCGGGTGCGTGCTGGTGAAGGCCGACTATTCGCAAATCGAACTGCGGATCGCGGCGAAGGTGGCGGACGAGGCGGTGATGATCGCGGCGTACCGGGACGGGCGCGACCTGCACACGCTCACCGCGGCCCGCGTGCTCGGGAAGCCTGAAGCGGCCGTGACGAAGGCCGACCGCCAGTTGGCGAAGGCGGTGAACTTCGGCTTGCTGTACGGCATGGGTTGGAAGGGGCTCCGGCAGTACGCGCAGGCGAACTACGGGGTGACGCTCACCGACGCCCAGGCCCGGAGCTACCGGGACGCGTTCTTCACGGCCTACCCGGCGCTCCGGGCGTGGCACGCCCGGGTCGGGGCCGACGTGACCGCGCGTTTCCGGGCCGATCCGACCGGCACGCACGAGGTCCGAACGCTCGGCGGTCGGCGGCGGGTGCTGCCGGTCGCGAAGCGGAGCGCCGACGGCGCGCTGTACGCGAACAAGCAGGACGCGCTGAACACGCCGGTGCAGGGCACGGGCGCCGACGGGTTGAAGGCCGCGATTGCGCTCCTGTGGGAGCGCCGGGCCGAGTGCCCGGCGGCGGTGCCGGTGCTGTTCTGTCACGACGAGATCGTGATCGAGGCGCCGGAGGCCGACGCGCCGGCGGCGGCGGACTGGCTGCGGGGGTGCATGGTGGAAGCGCTGGAGGAAACGATCGCACCAGTAGCAGTCGAAGTGGAGGTGACGATCGGGCAGACATGGGTGGGGTGA
- a CDS encoding bifunctional DNA primase/polymerase, producing MTTNGHIKTAAAAARHYLRDGRQAVPLARHGKKPWSFARNRPLEGWDRLALSDDTIDTLFPDGANIGIRLGAPSGGLVDVDLDCPEARRAAPHLLPRTAMIGGRQSAPNSHYFYVAADPPAKASDALKDPVTGAPLLELRSTGGQTVVAPSVYGADPDKGHPEPERFVWQAHGEPAGVGADALRTAVRAVAAAALLGRYWPRSSRHGAPSLALAGGLRRAGWREDAAVTFVTAVCAAARDEEARDRTGCVRSTFAASARRPVHRLAHARDAPRRARRGRRGRGDGRAGRPADRSAGRLRRRAPV from the coding sequence ATGACCACCAACGGCCACATCAAGACCGCCGCCGCCGCCGCCCGGCACTACCTCCGGGACGGCCGACAGGCCGTGCCACTCGCCCGACACGGCAAGAAGCCCTGGAGCTTCGCGCGCAACCGGCCCCTCGAAGGTTGGGACCGGCTCGCCCTTTCAGACGACACCATTGACACCCTGTTCCCCGACGGCGCCAACATCGGCATCCGGCTCGGCGCCCCCTCCGGCGGGCTGGTCGATGTCGATCTGGACTGCCCCGAGGCGCGCCGGGCCGCCCCGCACCTGCTCCCCCGTACCGCGATGATCGGCGGCCGGCAGAGCGCCCCGAACTCGCACTACTTCTACGTCGCCGCCGACCCGCCCGCGAAGGCGTCCGACGCGCTCAAGGACCCCGTCACCGGCGCGCCGCTCCTCGAACTCCGCTCGACCGGCGGGCAAACCGTCGTCGCCCCGTCCGTGTACGGGGCCGACCCCGACAAGGGGCACCCGGAGCCCGAGCGGTTCGTGTGGCAGGCGCACGGGGAGCCCGCCGGCGTTGGCGCCGACGCGCTGCGAACCGCCGTCCGGGCCGTCGCCGCCGCGGCGCTGCTCGGCCGGTACTGGCCCCGCTCGAGCCGGCACGGCGCGCCCTCGCTCGCGCTCGCCGGCGGGCTGCGGCGGGCCGGGTGGCGGGAAGACGCGGCGGTGACGTTCGTGACCGCGGTCTGCGCCGCGGCCCGGGACGAGGAGGCGCGCGACCGCACCGGCTGCGTGCGGTCCACGTTCGCCGCGAGCGCCCGCCGACCCGTTCACCGGCTGGCCCACGCTCGTGACGCTCCTCGGCGCGCACGGCGCGGCCGTCGTGGGCGCGGTGACGGACGGGCTGGGCGTCCCGCCGACCGCTCCGCGGGTCGTCTTCGGCGACGGGCGCCGGTATGA